The following proteins are encoded in a genomic region of Actinomadura sp. NAK00032:
- a CDS encoding cell wall metabolism sensor histidine kinase WalK → MTVRARMTLLYGGLFTVITLGVLGTALWIQTRIVNDRVQDVPFPADPIASGAVRGPADGRKRIIGPEQFQESLIGSQQLVILTAFAVIVVLAFAVSWWLTGRLLRPLHRITGTARRLSLSTLHERIALDGPRDELRQLADTFDAMLDRLERAADSQRRFVANVSHELRTPLAVQRTAIEVGLADPSPERLAVVRDEMLRNTRRSERLIEGLLVLAQGERGLDRRDPVDLAAVVGQVVGENLASAERAGVGVTADTRPATVAGDEVLLARMVANLVQNAIRHNHRGGSVRVALREGELTVANTGPVVPPDEVDGLFEPFRRLAGERTGSDGGAGLGLSIVAAIVQAHGGTVTATAAPDGGLTVAVAFT, encoded by the coding sequence ATGACGGTCCGGGCGCGGATGACGCTCCTCTACGGCGGGCTCTTCACCGTCATCACGCTGGGCGTGCTGGGCACGGCGCTGTGGATCCAGACGAGGATCGTGAACGACCGGGTGCAGGACGTCCCGTTCCCGGCCGACCCGATCGCGTCCGGCGCCGTGCGCGGGCCGGCCGACGGCCGGAAGCGGATCATCGGGCCCGAGCAGTTCCAGGAGAGCCTGATCGGGTCGCAGCAGCTGGTCATCCTGACCGCCTTCGCGGTGATCGTCGTGCTGGCGTTCGCGGTGTCGTGGTGGCTCACCGGGCGGCTGCTGCGGCCGCTGCACCGCATCACCGGCACCGCGCGCCGGCTGTCGCTGTCCACCCTGCACGAGCGGATCGCGCTGGACGGCCCGCGCGACGAGCTGCGGCAGCTCGCCGACACCTTCGACGCGATGCTCGACCGGCTGGAGCGGGCGGCCGACAGCCAGCGGCGGTTCGTCGCCAACGTCTCGCACGAGCTGCGCACGCCGCTCGCCGTCCAGCGGACCGCGATCGAGGTGGGGCTGGCCGACCCGTCGCCGGAGCGGCTCGCCGTGGTCCGCGATGAGATGCTGCGCAACACGCGGCGGTCGGAACGGCTGATCGAGGGGCTGCTCGTCCTGGCGCAGGGCGAGCGGGGGCTCGACCGCCGCGACCCGGTCGACCTGGCGGCGGTCGTCGGGCAGGTCGTCGGGGAGAACCTCGCGTCCGCCGAGCGGGCCGGGGTCGGCGTCACCGCCGACACGCGGCCCGCCACCGTCGCCGGGGACGAGGTGCTGCTCGCCCGCATGGTCGCCAACCTGGTGCAGAACGCGATCCGCCACAACCATCGCGGCGGGAGCGTCCGGGTGGCGCTGCGCGAGGGCGAGCTGACCGTCGCTAACACCGGGCCCGTCGTCCCGCCGGACGAGGTGGACGGGCTGTTCGAGCCGTTCCGGCGGCTGGCCGGCGAGCGGACGGGGTCGGACGGCGGCGCCGGGCTCGGGCTGTCGATCGTCGCGGCCATCGTCCAGGCCCACGGCGGGACGGTGACGGCCACGGCCGCCCCGGACGGCGGGCTGACCGTGGCCGTGGCCTTCACCTGA
- a CDS encoding response regulator transcription factor, with protein MRILVAEDERFLADLVAEGLRKRAMAVDVAYDGDGALERLAVNDYDVLVLDRDLPRVHGDEICRELAQRGAAVRILMLTASGAVHERVDGLNLGADDYLAKPFAFDELVARIQALARRSAPPLPPVLEHAGITLDTARREVFRDGRPVPLSRKEYAVLEVLMQARGTVVSTEALLERAWDEHTDPFTTVVKVTMSKLRAKLGGPPVIVTVPGSGYRLCGR; from the coding sequence ATGCGGATTCTCGTGGCCGAGGACGAGCGGTTCCTGGCCGATCTGGTCGCCGAGGGGCTGCGGAAGCGAGCGATGGCCGTCGACGTCGCCTACGACGGGGACGGGGCGCTGGAGCGGCTCGCGGTCAACGACTACGACGTGCTCGTCCTCGACCGCGACCTGCCGCGCGTGCACGGCGACGAGATCTGCCGGGAGCTGGCGCAGCGGGGCGCGGCCGTCCGCATCCTGATGCTGACGGCGTCGGGCGCGGTGCACGAGCGGGTCGACGGGCTGAACCTCGGGGCCGACGACTACCTGGCCAAGCCGTTCGCGTTCGACGAGCTGGTGGCGCGGATCCAGGCGCTGGCGCGGCGCAGCGCCCCGCCGCTGCCGCCGGTCCTGGAGCACGCGGGCATCACGCTCGACACGGCGCGCCGGGAGGTGTTCCGGGACGGGCGTCCCGTGCCGCTGTCCCGCAAGGAGTACGCGGTGCTGGAGGTGCTGATGCAGGCGCGCGGCACGGTCGTCAGCACGGAGGCGCTGCTGGAGCGGGCCTGGGACGAGCACACCGACCCGTTCACGACGGTGGTGAAGGTGACGATGAGCAAGCTGCGCGCCAAGCTCGGCGGGCCGCCCGTCATCGTCACCGTGCCGGGAAGCGGGTACCGGCTGTGCGGCCGATGA
- the htpG gene encoding molecular chaperone HtpG codes for MTLPAEETFGFQAEAAQILDLMANSLYSDKEIFLRELISNASDAIDRFRIERYAHPETAETEADGSEPAGEPRIRVSFDKDARTITVADDGIGMSRQEVIDNIGTIARSGTAEFLRARSGDGRGDTALIGQFGVGFYAAFVVADRVTLTTRRAGLPAAEGVRWSSEGKAGYTLEAVERAERGTTIVLHLREGEDELLNDYRLRSIIKRYSDHIGRPILLGDDDIPVNQATALWARPKSELKQQDYNDFYRQLTNDFADPLAYVHAKVEGRFEYTLLLFVPSQAPYDLWLAQAIQGVRLHVQRVFILEDTDRLMPRYLRFVRGVIDSADLPLNVSREILQGGQAMDHIRSSAVKRVLRLLKDMAGGEPEKYAAFWKEFGATLKEGIPEDPAHRDDIAALLRFDTTSGTGVSLADYTSRMKDGQDKIYYLLAPGLSDAASSPHLEAFREKGIEVLLLDDAVDPFVVNALPEFDGKRLQSVAQGATDFGGLEDDADKEAAEQAGADFAGLLGKLKEHLDGRAVDVRVTSRLTTSPACIVADGPENDFTLAQRMRGSGLPSRPVLEVNPRHPLVERLNGGQDDPRLADWAHLLFDQAVLTCGARIEEPGAFVGRLNDLLVSLTSGTSGR; via the coding sequence GTGACCTTGCCGGCGGAGGAGACATTCGGCTTCCAGGCCGAGGCGGCCCAGATCCTCGATCTGATGGCCAATTCGCTGTACAGCGACAAGGAGATATTCCTGCGCGAGCTGATCTCCAACGCGTCCGACGCGATCGACCGGTTCCGGATCGAGCGGTACGCCCATCCGGAGACCGCCGAGACGGAGGCGGACGGGTCGGAACCGGCCGGGGAGCCGCGGATCCGGGTCTCCTTCGACAAGGACGCCCGCACGATCACCGTCGCCGACGACGGCATCGGGATGAGCCGGCAGGAGGTCATCGACAACATCGGCACGATCGCCCGGTCCGGCACCGCGGAGTTCCTCCGGGCGCGCAGCGGAGACGGGCGCGGCGACACGGCGCTGATCGGGCAGTTCGGCGTCGGCTTCTACGCCGCGTTCGTCGTCGCGGACCGGGTGACGCTGACGACCCGGCGCGCCGGGCTGCCGGCGGCGGAGGGCGTGCGCTGGTCGTCGGAGGGCAAGGCCGGGTACACGCTGGAGGCCGTGGAGCGCGCCGAGCGCGGCACGACGATCGTCCTGCACCTGCGCGAGGGCGAGGACGAGCTGCTCAACGACTACCGGCTGCGTTCGATCATCAAGCGGTACTCCGACCACATCGGCCGCCCGATCCTGCTGGGCGACGACGACATCCCGGTCAACCAGGCCACGGCGCTGTGGGCGCGTCCTAAAAGCGAGCTCAAGCAGCAGGACTACAACGACTTCTACCGGCAGCTCACGAACGATTTCGCCGACCCGCTCGCGTACGTGCACGCGAAGGTGGAGGGGCGGTTCGAGTACACGCTGCTGCTGTTCGTCCCGTCGCAGGCCCCCTACGACCTGTGGCTCGCGCAGGCGATCCAGGGCGTGCGGCTCCACGTGCAGCGCGTGTTCATCCTGGAGGACACCGACCGGCTGATGCCGCGGTACCTGCGGTTCGTGCGCGGTGTCATCGACTCCGCCGACCTGCCGCTGAACGTCTCCCGGGAGATCCTCCAGGGCGGCCAGGCCATGGACCACATCCGGTCGAGCGCGGTCAAGCGGGTGCTCCGGCTGCTCAAGGACATGGCCGGCGGCGAGCCGGAGAAGTACGCGGCCTTCTGGAAGGAGTTCGGCGCCACCCTGAAGGAGGGCATCCCCGAGGACCCCGCCCACCGCGACGACATCGCGGCGCTCCTGCGGTTCGACACCACGAGCGGTACCGGCGTCTCGCTCGCCGACTACACGTCCCGCATGAAGGACGGGCAGGACAAGATCTACTACCTGCTCGCGCCCGGCCTGTCGGACGCCGCGTCCAGCCCGCACCTGGAGGCGTTCCGGGAGAAGGGCATCGAGGTGCTGCTGCTGGACGACGCCGTCGACCCCTTCGTCGTCAACGCCCTGCCGGAGTTCGACGGGAAGCGGCTGCAGTCGGTCGCGCAGGGCGCGACCGACTTCGGCGGCCTGGAGGACGACGCCGACAAGGAGGCCGCCGAGCAGGCCGGCGCCGACTTCGCCGGCCTCCTCGGCAAGCTCAAGGAGCACCTGGACGGCCGGGCCGTGGACGTCCGCGTGACCAGCCGCCTCACCACCTCCCCCGCCTGCATCGTCGCGGACGGCCCGGAGAACGACTTCACGCTCGCGCAGCGGATGCGGGGGTCGGGCCTGCCGAGCCGCCCGGTCCTGGAGGTCAACCCGCGGCACCCGCTGGTCGAGCGGCTCAACGGCGGGCAGGACGACCCGCGCCTGGCCGACTGGGCGCACCTCCTGTTCGACCAGGCCGTCCTCACCTGCGGCGCCCGCATCGAGGAGCCGGGCGCGTTCGTCGGCCGCCTCAACGACCTCCTCGTCTCGCTGACGTCCGGCACATCCGGACGTTAA